The Streptomyces sp. P9-A4 genome contains a region encoding:
- a CDS encoding zinc ribbon domain-containing protein, whose translation MNAAPADQIRLLDVQSLDVRLQQLAHKRGSLPEHAEIESLNKDLTQLRDLLVAAQTEESDCGREQTKAEQDVDQVRQRAARDQQRLDSGTVSSPKDLENLQREIVSLAKRQGDLEEIVLEVMERRESAQERLAELTERVSAVQAKTDDATARRDAAEGELDAEAASVTKERQLVAGSVPADLLKLYEKLREQQGGVGAARLYQRKCEGCHIELNITEVNEVRAAAKDTVLRCENCRRILVRTSESGL comes from the coding sequence CTGAACGCCGCGCCCGCCGACCAGATCCGCCTCCTCGACGTCCAGTCGCTGGACGTCCGCCTCCAGCAGCTCGCGCACAAGCGCGGCTCGCTCCCCGAGCACGCCGAGATCGAGTCGCTGAACAAGGACCTCACCCAGCTGCGCGACCTGCTCGTCGCCGCGCAGACCGAGGAGAGCGACTGCGGCCGCGAGCAGACCAAGGCCGAGCAGGACGTCGACCAGGTCCGCCAGCGGGCCGCGCGCGACCAGCAGCGCCTGGACTCCGGCACCGTGTCCTCCCCGAAGGACCTGGAGAACCTCCAGCGCGAGATCGTCTCCCTCGCCAAGCGCCAGGGCGACCTGGAGGAGATCGTCCTCGAGGTCATGGAGCGCCGCGAGTCCGCCCAGGAGCGCCTGGCCGAGCTGACCGAGCGGGTCTCCGCCGTCCAGGCCAAGACCGACGACGCCACCGCCCGCCGCGACGCCGCCGAGGGCGAGCTGGACGCCGAGGCCGCGTCCGTGACGAAGGAGCGCCAGCTCGTCGCGGGCTCCGTCCCCGCCGACCTCCTCAAGCTGTACGAGAAGCTGCGCGAGCAGCAGGGCGGCGTCGGCGCGGCCCGGCTGTACCAGCGCAAGTGCGAGGGCTGCCACATCGAGCTCAACATCACCGAGGTGAACGAGGTCCGCGCCGCCGCCAAGGACACGGTCCTCCGCTGCGAGAACTGCCGCCGCATCCTCGTCCGCACCTCGGAGTCCGGCCTGTAA